The following proteins come from a genomic window of Natronosalvus vescus:
- a CDS encoding universal stress protein, whose product MSKHILVPLDGSDPSWDAFDHALDRYAGEQITVLHVVDPAEGVYMGYDGGYYDGEAFDRAVDRGEALCERARERLEERDDTADTVLEEAVETGRPAQTIIRYATDHPVDHIVIGSHGRSGVSRLLLGSVAETVLRRAAVPVTIVR is encoded by the coding sequence ATGAGCAAACACATCCTGGTGCCACTCGACGGCTCCGATCCATCCTGGGACGCGTTCGACCACGCCCTCGATCGTTACGCCGGTGAGCAGATAACCGTCTTGCACGTCGTCGATCCCGCCGAAGGCGTCTACATGGGCTACGACGGCGGCTACTACGACGGCGAAGCGTTCGATCGGGCGGTTGATCGCGGGGAAGCCCTCTGTGAGCGCGCTCGGGAGCGACTCGAGGAGCGAGACGACACAGCCGACACCGTCCTGGAGGAAGCGGTCGAAACCGGCAGACCGGCCCAGACAATTATCCGGTACGCGACCGACCACCCCGTCGACCACATCGTCATCGGGAGCCACGGTCGATCCGGCGTCTCGCGGCTTCTCCTTGGGAGCGTCGCCGAAACGGTACTCCGACGAGCGGCGGTTCCTGTGACGATCGTTCGGTAA
- a CDS encoding sugar phosphate isomerase/epimerase family protein, with amino-acid sequence MDVGLTVGDSLERLERTVEGFDLAEFSIGEGADIEAIDAGRLEQALEDAGADLCIHLPFTQVVVTPVREINEGILAYQRQLLEWAGDRGAKKAVLHGTARNPHDTDLRPVFAEQLEAIGAAAADAGIELVVENVGHQKRGLPLTVLGDLARETDTAVCFDVGHAYMEDGDDGVDRFLSRYGDLVSHLHVHDARSRGDTHLPIGAGEIDYGIVTEHLAGFDGTVAVEVFTDDLPLLRDTAQRATGFLEADAERDV; translated from the coding sequence ATGGACGTTGGACTCACCGTCGGCGACTCGCTCGAGCGACTCGAACGAACGGTCGAGGGCTTCGATCTGGCGGAGTTCTCGATCGGCGAGGGGGCGGACATCGAGGCGATCGACGCGGGTCGCCTCGAGCAGGCACTGGAAGACGCCGGGGCCGACCTCTGCATCCACCTCCCGTTCACGCAGGTGGTCGTGACGCCGGTTCGGGAGATCAACGAGGGAATCCTCGCCTATCAACGGCAGTTGCTCGAGTGGGCCGGAGACCGAGGGGCGAAAAAGGCCGTGTTGCACGGAACCGCGCGGAACCCACACGACACCGACCTGCGACCGGTGTTCGCAGAGCAACTCGAGGCCATCGGCGCGGCCGCCGCCGACGCCGGTATCGAACTCGTCGTCGAAAACGTCGGCCACCAGAAACGGGGGCTGCCGTTAACGGTGCTCGGTGATCTCGCTCGCGAAACCGACACTGCTGTCTGTTTCGACGTCGGCCACGCCTACATGGAAGACGGCGACGACGGCGTCGACCGGTTTCTCTCGAGGTACGGCGACCTCGTCTCCCACCTCCACGTCCACGACGCCCGGAGCCGGGGCGACACCCACCTGCCGATCGGCGCCGGCGAAATCGACTACGGGATCGTCACCGAGCACCTCGCAGGGTTCGACGGAACCGTGGCCGTCGAGGTGTTCACCGACGATCTCCCGCTGTTGCGTGATACGGCTCAGCGGGCGACGGGATTCCTCGAGGCCGACGCGGAACGCGACGTTTGA
- a CDS encoding universal stress protein: protein MPTILVPHDGSSNAQDALSYALETFPDATIVLFHAIDPFEVTPDEESLPPLTDEWLKEQRAEADALFERALESVDDHVQERIETATAVGSPAQSIVGYLEDAGVDQLVMGRRGRGKAPHAQMGSTAEIVIKRASVPVTVVR, encoded by the coding sequence ATGCCCACCATTCTCGTTCCCCACGACGGCTCGTCGAACGCGCAGGACGCACTGTCCTACGCCCTCGAGACGTTTCCGGACGCGACGATCGTCCTGTTTCACGCGATCGATCCGTTCGAGGTGACGCCCGACGAGGAGTCGCTCCCGCCGTTGACCGACGAGTGGCTCAAGGAACAGCGCGCGGAGGCCGACGCGCTTTTCGAGCGAGCACTCGAGTCGGTCGACGACCACGTTCAGGAGCGAATCGAGACCGCCACCGCCGTCGGTTCGCCCGCCCAGTCGATCGTGGGCTACCTCGAGGACGCCGGCGTCGACCAGCTCGTCATGGGACGCCGAGGGCGGGGAAAGGCTCCGCACGCACAGATGGGGAGCACCGCGGAGATCGTGATCAAGCGAGCGAGTGTTCCCGTAACAGTTGTACGGTAA
- a CDS encoding pyridoxamine 5'-phosphate oxidase family protein produces the protein MQELRWVQLTRDEIDAFLGRGGTGVISFGTAVDEPPFSIPVSYGYFADEGHFYFRLSFPADHTGGKATVIDRPVSFVVYGDLDDRWQSVVAQGTLEEVAAAPYDSMAVQAMWDVQIPAVDIFEDPREDVTFRDFRMVPETVNGRGEVLTED, from the coding sequence ATGCAAGAGCTCCGATGGGTGCAACTCACTCGAGACGAAATCGATGCGTTTCTCGGCCGGGGCGGAACGGGCGTCATCTCGTTCGGAACCGCCGTCGACGAGCCGCCGTTTTCGATCCCCGTCTCCTACGGCTACTTCGCCGACGAAGGCCACTTTTACTTTCGGCTGTCGTTCCCGGCTGACCACACGGGCGGGAAAGCGACGGTCATCGACCGACCCGTGTCGTTCGTCGTCTACGGCGACCTCGACGACAGGTGGCAGAGCGTCGTCGCTCAGGGGACACTCGAGGAGGTCGCAGCCGCTCCATACGATTCGATGGCGGTGCAGGCGATGTGGGACGTCCAGATTCCAGCCGTCGACATTTTCGAGGATCCCCGCGAGGACGTCACGTTCCGGGACTTTCGAATGGTTCCCGAGACGGTAAACGGGAGAGGGGAGGTGCTGACCGAGGATTGA
- a CDS encoding plastocyanin/azurin family copper-binding protein produces the protein MVSRDPARPEGMDAPDRRQLLHWAGVGLAVLVGSRTVGAQDEDEPETEENGQEEENGQEEDEGDEEPATGEAITVDLVDYAYEPGTDSPLEIPPGTLVEFVWITDNHNIVVDDQPDEAGWDGYEPIEDTGFEYEFTFETEGQYDFHCTPHIGLGMVGTIVVDPEATVGDGDGALPEIVPEPAITLLVATIVALVAVMTLVYLFLKYGSDPQG, from the coding sequence ATGGTGTCCCGCGACCCGGCACGACCCGAGGGGATGGATGCGCCCGACCGGCGACAGCTACTGCACTGGGCCGGCGTCGGCCTCGCTGTCCTCGTGGGATCACGGACGGTCGGTGCTCAGGACGAAGACGAACCGGAGACCGAGGAGAACGGGCAGGAAGAGGAAAACGGACAGGAAGAGGACGAGGGTGACGAAGAGCCCGCCACAGGGGAGGCGATCACCGTCGACCTCGTCGACTACGCCTATGAGCCCGGAACGGACAGCCCGCTGGAGATCCCACCGGGAACGCTCGTCGAGTTCGTCTGGATCACGGACAACCACAACATCGTCGTCGACGACCAGCCGGACGAGGCAGGGTGGGACGGCTACGAACCGATCGAGGACACCGGGTTCGAGTACGAATTTACGTTCGAGACCGAAGGCCAGTACGATTTCCACTGTACTCCGCACATCGGATTGGGGATGGTCGGTACGATTGTCGTCGATCCCGAGGCGACCGTCGGCGACGGGGATGGAGCCCTCCCGGAGATCGTTCCGGAACCAGCGATCACGCTGCTGGTGGCTACCATCGTCGCGCTGGTCGCGGTGATGACGTTGGTATACCTCTTCCTCAAGTACGGTAGCGATCCACAGGGGTGA
- a CDS encoding VOC family protein produces the protein MAAIGNITFACNDPGALAEFWAAALEYDVETPPPDLLEAIEAEGGDVNAAAGAVDPSGQGPRLFFKKMPCSSPEHIPIHLDLNVADRDAAVERLTELGATVLETKTETTGPYTETWTVMRDPEGNGFCVQSPPR, from the coding sequence ATGGCGGCTATTGGCAACATCACCTTCGCCTGTAACGATCCCGGTGCACTCGCCGAATTTTGGGCTGCAGCCCTCGAGTACGACGTAGAGACGCCCCCGCCAGACCTTCTCGAGGCGATCGAAGCCGAAGGCGGTGACGTCAATGCGGCCGCAGGGGCCGTCGATCCGTCGGGACAGGGGCCTCGGCTGTTTTTCAAAAAGATGCCGTGCTCGTCGCCCGAACACATTCCGATTCACCTCGATCTCAACGTGGCGGATCGCGACGCTGCCGTCGAGCGGCTGACCGAGTTGGGAGCGACCGTCCTCGAAACCAAGACCGAAACGACCGGCCCGTACACCGAAACCTGGACTGTCATGCGCGACCCCGAAGGAAACGGGTTCTGTGTGCAGTCGCCACCTCGATAG
- a CDS encoding universal stress protein yields MYHHVLIATDGSDLATRAGEQGLAIAEAAGATVHVVSVLEELEGETPTDTERKRHRDWVEQIESAAIDRGCDVVTSVPTGHPSRAILEYADENGIDLVVLGTHGRTGLKRWIMGSVASAVVREARCHVLTVNGSVQTVQEQFDDILIATDGRPGVDRAVDAGLDLAEAAGATVHSLYVVDDVHSRTNVVLESFEAVGEQSTAVIAARAAERGLSSERAIQRGIPHEEIVAYADERDIDLVVMGVESLSSLERLVVGSVSQRVVATAPAPVLTVRTLSK; encoded by the coding sequence ATGTACCACCACGTACTCATCGCGACGGACGGAAGCGACCTCGCGACACGAGCAGGTGAACAGGGGCTCGCCATCGCGGAAGCGGCCGGTGCGACCGTTCACGTCGTCTCCGTTCTCGAGGAGTTAGAGGGGGAAACCCCCACTGACACCGAGCGAAAGCGCCACCGTGACTGGGTCGAGCAAATCGAATCGGCGGCGATCGACCGCGGGTGTGACGTCGTCACGAGCGTTCCAACAGGGCATCCCAGCCGTGCGATCCTCGAGTACGCAGACGAGAACGGAATCGACCTCGTCGTCCTCGGCACCCACGGCCGGACGGGGCTCAAGCGCTGGATCATGGGCAGCGTCGCGAGCGCCGTCGTCCGCGAAGCACGGTGTCACGTCCTGACGGTCAACGGCTCCGTCCAGACCGTACAGGAGCAGTTCGACGACATTCTGATCGCAACCGATGGCCGACCCGGGGTAGATCGGGCCGTCGACGCAGGCCTCGACCTGGCGGAGGCCGCCGGGGCGACCGTCCACTCGCTGTACGTCGTCGACGACGTTCACTCGCGAACGAACGTCGTCCTCGAGTCGTTCGAAGCCGTCGGGGAGCAGTCGACGGCCGTCATCGCCGCCCGGGCGGCCGAACGCGGGCTCTCGAGCGAACGGGCGATACAGCGGGGCATCCCGCACGAGGAAATCGTCGCCTACGCCGACGAACGAGATATCGACCTCGTCGTCATGGGCGTCGAGAGCCTGTCGTCGCTCGAGCGACTCGTCGTGGGGAGCGTCTCACAGCGGGTCGTCGCGACCGCTCCGGCACCCGTCCTGACGGTTCGGACGCTCTCGAAATAG
- a CDS encoding universal stress protein — MATHVLVPVDGSPAARKALKYAIEQLSDGTLTLLYVMDPMIEFSRQQAYPGFRLDDEFKNEREKGQHVLESLLETVPDGMSVETELEAGRPAETIVRYADDHDVDQIVIGSHGKRGVARFLLGSVAETIVRRSVVPVTVVRPTA, encoded by the coding sequence ATGGCCACACACGTTCTCGTTCCGGTCGACGGCTCGCCAGCCGCCCGAAAAGCGCTCAAGTACGCCATCGAACAGCTTTCGGACGGGACGTTAACGCTGTTGTACGTGATGGATCCGATGATCGAGTTCAGCCGCCAACAGGCCTATCCCGGCTTTAGGCTGGACGACGAGTTCAAAAACGAACGGGAGAAGGGCCAACACGTCCTCGAGTCGCTCCTCGAGACGGTTCCGGACGGTATGTCGGTCGAGACGGAACTCGAGGCTGGGCGGCCCGCGGAGACGATCGTCCGCTACGCCGACGATCACGACGTCGATCAGATCGTCATCGGGAGCCACGGCAAGCGTGGGGTCGCCCGCTTTTTGCTCGGGAGCGTTGCGGAAACGATCGTTCGCCGGTCGGTCGTTCCCGTCACGGTGGTTCGCCCGACAGCGTAG
- the mobA gene encoding molybdenum cofactor guanylyltransferase, whose product MTDPERAGVILAGGFSTRFGESDKAVADLQGTPMVARVAERVACVTDELVVNCRAEQVEVLTSALEELPVDYRFAVDPTPDLGPLAGILAGLEAAEAPLSAVVACDMPFVDPHFLAFLFEVAEGETTVAGENTESVATEPAAVVPKLEDGWYQTTQAVYQTEPMATACMEALEADEGKILAALDRLEWVVVKESAVLEHTTLETFDSIDTQADLETARER is encoded by the coding sequence ATGACCGATCCCGAACGCGCTGGCGTCATCCTCGCGGGTGGCTTTTCGACCCGGTTCGGTGAGTCGGACAAAGCCGTCGCCGACCTCCAGGGGACTCCGATGGTCGCTCGCGTCGCGGAGCGAGTCGCTTGCGTCACGGACGAACTCGTCGTCAACTGTCGGGCTGAACAGGTCGAGGTTCTCACGAGCGCACTCGAGGAACTCCCCGTAGACTATCGATTCGCCGTCGATCCGACGCCCGATCTGGGGCCGCTTGCGGGGATCCTGGCGGGCCTCGAGGCCGCCGAGGCACCGCTTTCGGCCGTCGTCGCGTGTGATATGCCGTTCGTCGACCCGCACTTTCTCGCGTTTTTGTTCGAGGTGGCCGAAGGCGAGACGACTGTCGCCGGCGAGAATACGGAGTCTGTGGCCACGGAACCGGCGGCCGTCGTCCCGAAACTCGAGGACGGCTGGTATCAGACGACCCAGGCAGTGTACCAAACCGAGCCGATGGCCACCGCCTGTATGGAGGCCCTCGAGGCGGACGAGGGCAAGATTCTGGCCGCCCTCGACCGTCTCGAGTGGGTAGTCGTCAAGGAATCGGCGGTGCTGGAACACACCACCCTCGAGACGTTCGACAGCATCGACACGCAGGCTGATCTCGAGACGGCTCGAGAGCGGTGA
- a CDS encoding DNA cytosine methyltransferase produces MNAIDLFCGAGGFSAGFEDAGIDVRYGVDTDERALESFEANHEGTGILHDISEGVPSEIKDLDVDVVFGSPPCQGFSDARGSRRLDDERNQLVFSFIQWVAHFEPDYVMMENVAGMTTIGEAFLEAIEAEFAAAGYRVEWETLNAADFGVPQTRERVIYCGVREDLTVEPSLPTGTHSEGGGGQLTLEGERMQGWTTVSAALEDLPDPTEDGTVDLPPLSEFPDNEYLPLVRDGATTTENHTAKEPATDEDTRHIVDALEPGEMYRSSRFGDRYRQVWDLLAHRFSAVERDALHFIARHRTRKAYRMNGKSVGAVPDHLIAEGIDHDDDEVYEALERLHDDGWIRTDEEDGTLGYDLNTKSGIRPRYMRLEPDGQSNTIMTTDFNPRDKLHPTENRGLSLREGARIQSFPDTFVFEGRFDDVANQIGNAVPPLMAKRLGEHVLDIAGKKPPHPQ; encoded by the coding sequence ATGAACGCGATCGACCTGTTCTGTGGTGCGGGTGGGTTCAGCGCCGGTTTCGAGGACGCCGGCATCGACGTTCGCTACGGGGTCGACACCGACGAGCGCGCCCTCGAGAGCTTCGAGGCCAACCACGAGGGAACCGGCATTCTACACGACATCAGCGAGGGCGTTCCCTCAGAAATCAAGGATCTCGATGTGGACGTCGTCTTCGGCAGTCCACCTTGCCAGGGCTTCAGCGACGCTCGCGGCTCCAGGCGGCTGGACGACGAGCGCAACCAGCTCGTCTTCTCCTTCATCCAGTGGGTCGCCCACTTCGAACCCGACTACGTGATGATGGAGAACGTCGCCGGCATGACCACCATCGGCGAGGCGTTCCTCGAGGCGATCGAAGCCGAGTTCGCGGCCGCCGGCTACCGGGTCGAGTGGGAGACGCTGAACGCCGCCGACTTCGGTGTCCCACAGACCCGAGAGCGAGTGATCTACTGCGGCGTCCGCGAGGATCTCACCGTCGAGCCGTCGCTCCCGACCGGCACCCACAGTGAAGGCGGGGGCGGGCAACTGACCCTCGAGGGCGAGCGGATGCAGGGCTGGACGACCGTCTCGGCGGCCCTCGAGGATCTTCCCGACCCGACCGAAGACGGGACGGTCGACCTGCCGCCACTGTCCGAGTTCCCCGACAACGAGTACCTCCCGCTCGTACGCGACGGTGCAACCACGACCGAGAATCACACGGCGAAGGAGCCGGCGACCGACGAGGACACCCGCCACATCGTCGACGCCCTCGAGCCAGGCGAGATGTACCGCTCGAGCCGCTTTGGCGACCGCTATCGCCAGGTTTGGGATCTGCTGGCACACCGCTTTAGCGCCGTCGAACGGGACGCCCTCCACTTCATCGCCCGTCACCGAACCCGGAAGGCGTACAGGATGAACGGTAAGTCCGTCGGCGCGGTGCCCGACCATCTCATCGCCGAGGGGATCGACCACGACGATGACGAGGTTTACGAGGCACTCGAGCGGCTCCACGACGACGGGTGGATCCGTACCGACGAGGAAGATGGCACCCTCGGCTACGACCTGAACACCAAATCGGGGATCCGGCCGCGGTACATGCGCCTCGAGCCGGACGGCCAGTCGAACACCATCATGACGACGGATTTCAACCCACGGGACAAGCTGCATCCGACCGAAAACCGGGGACTCTCGCTCCGCGAGGGAGCGCGAATTCAGAGCTTCCCGGACACCTTCGTGTTCGAGGGTCGATTCGACGACGTCGCCAATCAGATCGGGAACGCGGTACCGCCGCTGATGGCAAAACGGCTGGGGGAGCACGTACTCGATATCGCGGGGAAGAAACCACCCCATCCGCAGTGA
- a CDS encoding TdeIII family type II restriction endonuclease, which translates to MEQRFEHIGDTELDPATKAELRAVTDGFFERPLEKAGNFDWPEFKRNEAFKAIMMPSPLFWVLANFERSFTQKLGQQMYEEFGRAVANTNDAVGPAETQHACTDLELSHAEENRIETIIGELADGDREPDWERETAEVLAVDSSQSSFKPIGRITWDLWIEDFRNGQPLAAEIKTPKPNRDQTMESKRQMLKTVAAYKHRKEPTPICRYVFPFNPYGSLEDYSWWPPQAFFDVKSSDGMLIAEEFWDGIGGPGTMEGLFNFLLEESAGNIEKLKALAGDETL; encoded by the coding sequence ATGGAGCAACGGTTCGAGCACATCGGTGACACAGAGTTGGATCCGGCGACGAAGGCGGAACTACGGGCGGTGACCGACGGCTTCTTCGAGCGCCCCCTCGAGAAGGCTGGCAACTTCGACTGGCCGGAGTTCAAGCGCAACGAGGCGTTCAAGGCGATCATGATGCCCTCGCCACTGTTCTGGGTACTCGCTAATTTCGAACGCAGTTTCACCCAGAAACTCGGCCAGCAGATGTACGAGGAGTTCGGGCGCGCGGTGGCGAACACGAACGACGCCGTCGGCCCGGCCGAAACCCAGCACGCCTGTACCGACCTCGAGTTGAGCCACGCCGAGGAGAATCGAATCGAGACGATCATCGGTGAGCTAGCCGACGGCGACCGTGAACCCGACTGGGAGCGCGAAACGGCCGAGGTGCTGGCGGTCGACTCGAGCCAGTCGAGCTTCAAGCCGATCGGACGGATTACGTGGGATCTCTGGATCGAGGACTTTCGAAACGGGCAGCCCCTCGCCGCCGAAATCAAGACGCCGAAACCCAACCGTGATCAGACGATGGAGTCGAAACGTCAGATGCTGAAGACGGTTGCCGCCTACAAACACCGCAAGGAACCGACGCCGATCTGTCGGTACGTCTTCCCGTTCAATCCCTACGGCAGCCTCGAGGACTATAGCTGGTGGCCTCCGCAGGCGTTTTTCGACGTCAAATCGAGCGACGGGATGCTCATCGCCGAGGAGTTTTGGGACGGGATCGGCGGCCCGGGGACGATGGAGGGGCTCTTTAACTTCTTGCTCGAGGAGTCAGCTGGCAACATCGAGAAGCTGAAAGCGCTCGCCGGGGACGAAACGCTGTAG
- a CDS encoding DUF7521 family protein, producing MEAPFVLAKLITLVLSLAVAYLAYHGYRRNGREPMLYVSAGFVFIGAGAICEGLIYLVFGTSILSAGLIQAVIVSSGLILVLVSLTK from the coding sequence ATCGAGGCGCCGTTCGTACTCGCGAAACTGATTACGCTCGTGTTAAGCCTCGCCGTCGCCTACCTCGCCTACCACGGCTACCGTCGCAACGGTCGCGAACCGATGCTGTACGTCTCCGCCGGGTTCGTCTTCATCGGCGCGGGAGCGATTTGTGAGGGACTCATCTACCTGGTCTTTGGCACGTCGATCCTCTCTGCAGGCCTCATTCAGGCGGTCATCGTCTCGAGCGGGCTGATTCTCGTGCTGGTCTCGCTGACGAAGTAA
- a CDS encoding winged helix-turn-helix domain-containing protein, with protein MHSKGTAHGGSSESSEIFQVLADDYARQILLEADRQPMTAKALSDACDASLATIYRRVSMLQEHDLLEERTTIGPDGSHRSEFETVLEGLHVSLTGGELTLTLETRDELADNFTALWDELRGDR; from the coding sequence GTGCATTCGAAGGGAACCGCGCACGGTGGGTCGTCGGAGTCGTCGGAGATTTTCCAAGTACTCGCGGACGACTACGCGCGCCAGATACTGCTCGAGGCGGATCGACAACCGATGACCGCAAAAGCGCTGAGCGACGCGTGTGACGCCTCGCTCGCGACCATCTATCGACGGGTGTCGATGTTACAGGAACACGACCTCCTCGAGGAACGCACCACGATCGGGCCCGACGGCTCGCACAGAAGCGAGTTCGAGACCGTCCTCGAGGGACTGCACGTCAGCCTCACGGGCGGGGAGTTGACGCTCACGCTCGAGACGCGTGACGAACTCGCTGACAACTTTACGGCGCTGTGGGACGAATTACGAGGCGACCGATGA
- a CDS encoding carbamoyltransferase family protein, with amino-acid sequence MTDYLLAFKPAIGLYGQHDPSAVLFEDGTPVFGVEEERYTREKHATETFPENAIRACLEYRDLHLSDVDRILLPYDPSLRSEITGHYLTDAIRVPGIVRKASALEHTLVTQVRSRFVPTRQIESRLEEIGTPVPPVETLAHHRCHAASAFHPSGFDEAVVLTIDAKGEYDSTVVWYATPNGLRRIRTYDHPNSLGLLFAIVTEFLGYRMFNGEGKVMGLAPYGEDNPQIERVLRDLIETGVDYDVTELTKRWGTGYGIERLEDAFGRSRNETRGEFDQWEKDLAHTVQKLLEETVVDIVEDAVRQLGTANVALAGGVALNCKLNKYVRESPAVDDVFIQPVAHDAGLALGAGWAEQRSDAVDRQTTVYLGPSYDTEEIRETLETNKIAYTEPNDLERYVAERLADGQLVGWFQGRMEIGPRALGSRSILADPRTAASRDRVNRFVKHREEWRPFAPSMLEEAAPEYLVDGGPAPFMIDAYDTNPDRVDDLEAVIHPADDSTRPQTVREEQHPRYYRLISEFADITGVPVVLNTSFNDHAEPIVRTPTHAIKDFYGMGLDVLVLEDLVVEKGSS; translated from the coding sequence ATGACTGACTATCTGCTCGCATTTAAACCCGCGATCGGTCTCTACGGACAACACGACCCGAGTGCCGTCCTCTTCGAAGACGGCACGCCGGTGTTCGGTGTCGAGGAAGAGCGCTACACGCGGGAGAAACACGCCACCGAGACGTTCCCCGAAAACGCGATTCGAGCGTGCCTCGAGTATCGCGACCTCCACCTATCGGACGTCGACCGGATTCTGCTGCCGTACGATCCCTCCCTCCGTAGCGAGATTACCGGGCACTACCTGACCGACGCGATACGCGTCCCCGGCATCGTACGGAAAGCGTCGGCGCTCGAACACACCCTCGTCACGCAGGTGCGCAGCCGGTTCGTCCCGACCCGTCAGATCGAGTCCCGCCTCGAGGAGATCGGCACGCCGGTACCGCCGGTCGAAACGCTCGCACACCACCGCTGTCACGCTGCCAGTGCGTTCCACCCGTCTGGGTTCGACGAGGCCGTCGTCCTCACGATTGACGCCAAGGGGGAGTACGATTCGACGGTCGTCTGGTACGCCACACCCAACGGGCTCAGGCGAATACGGACGTACGATCACCCAAACAGTCTGGGCCTCCTTTTCGCCATCGTCACGGAGTTCCTCGGCTACAGGATGTTCAACGGGGAGGGGAAGGTGATGGGGCTCGCTCCCTACGGGGAGGACAACCCGCAGATCGAGCGCGTCCTTCGCGATCTAATCGAGACCGGCGTCGACTACGACGTCACCGAACTCACCAAACGATGGGGGACGGGCTACGGAATCGAACGGCTCGAGGATGCCTTCGGACGCTCGCGAAACGAGACGCGCGGGGAGTTCGACCAGTGGGAGAAAGACCTCGCCCACACCGTCCAGAAACTACTCGAGGAGACGGTCGTCGATATCGTCGAGGACGCAGTAAGACAACTGGGCACTGCGAACGTCGCCCTGGCCGGCGGCGTCGCCCTCAACTGCAAGCTCAACAAGTACGTCCGGGAGTCCCCGGCGGTCGACGACGTGTTCATCCAGCCGGTCGCCCACGACGCGGGGCTCGCACTGGGTGCCGGCTGGGCCGAGCAACGCTCCGACGCGGTCGACCGGCAGACGACCGTCTACCTCGGCCCGTCCTACGACACCGAGGAGATTCGAGAGACCCTCGAGACGAACAAGATCGCCTACACGGAGCCGAACGACCTCGAGCGCTACGTCGCCGAGCGACTGGCCGACGGACAGCTCGTCGGCTGGTTCCAGGGACGGATGGAGATTGGGCCGCGTGCGCTGGGTAGTCGAAGCATCCTCGCCGATCCCAGAACGGCCGCCTCGCGCGACCGGGTCAACCGCTTCGTCAAGCACCGCGAGGAGTGGCGTCCGTTCGCCCCGTCGATGCTCGAGGAGGCAGCCCCGGAGTACCTCGTCGACGGCGGGCCCGCACCGTTCATGATCGACGCCTACGACACCAACCCGGACAGGGTGGACGACCTCGAGGCCGTGATCCACCCCGCTGACGATTCGACGCGACCACAGACCGTTCGCGAGGAGCAACATCCCCGGTACTATCGACTCATCTCGGAGTTCGCGGACATCACCGGCGTCCCGGTCGTGCTCAACACCTCGTTCAACGACCACGCCGAACCGATCGTCCGGACGCCGACACACGCGATCAAAGACTTCTACGGGATGGGGCTGGACGTGCTCGTGCTCGAGGATCTCGTGGTCGAGAAGGGGTCATCGTAG
- a CDS encoding flavodoxin domain-containing protein → MRSFYIVYGTGEGQTAKVASRIADVLTDRGHQATTVDVSVRNGDVALEDVDAVLVGSSIHAGKQQSTVRKFVQVNRDTLAGMPTAFFQVSLSSADEQGAEQAAGYVETFIEETGWHPDRIGLFGGALRYSEYGFLKRLLMKQIAKRTVEDPPDPDPAGDIEFTDWNEVEAFAADIAAFVEGLLGVTPPESDPEIDSSSDPG, encoded by the coding sequence ATGCGCTCGTTTTACATCGTCTACGGAACTGGAGAAGGCCAGACTGCGAAGGTAGCGTCCAGAATCGCCGACGTTCTCACCGATCGTGGACACCAAGCGACGACGGTCGACGTGAGCGTCCGGAACGGCGACGTCGCGCTTGAGGATGTCGACGCGGTACTCGTCGGGTCGTCCATCCACGCCGGAAAACAGCAATCTACAGTGAGGAAGTTCGTACAGGTGAACCGAGATACGCTGGCCGGGATGCCGACGGCGTTTTTCCAGGTATCGCTCTCCTCTGCCGACGAGCAGGGAGCCGAACAGGCCGCAGGTTACGTCGAGACGTTCATCGAGGAGACGGGCTGGCATCCCGACCGAATCGGGCTGTTCGGCGGGGCGCTGCGCTACTCGGAGTACGGCTTCCTCAAACGACTTCTGATGAAACAAATTGCGAAGCGAACGGTCGAGGATCCACCCGATCCCGACCCAGCGGGCGACATCGAGTTCACCGACTGGAACGAAGTCGAGGCGTTCGCCGCCGACATCGCCGCTTTCGTGGAGGGGCTACTCGGCGTGACGCCCCCCGAGAGCGATCCGGAAATCGACTCGAGCAGCGATCCCGGCTGA